The following DNA comes from Ochotona princeps isolate mOchPri1 chromosome 8, mOchPri1.hap1, whole genome shotgun sequence.
GAAGCTGTCATGAGCTCAGGAGTCAGTTCCTGCCAGGCCCTCATCTCCCTTGCCCAGTGCTGTTATGTTTGGCTCACAGGCAGCCCCTGGATTCATATTTTTAGCAAACATACAGTTACCAAAATTCTCAGGAAACACCTGATCCTTTCTTCTACTTCTCACATTTCTCCTGCTGGTTTCCCTGAAGGATTTGACCCTTGGTATGCCAGCTGGTTAGATATGTTTTGGTCCTCTTGGTGCAGTGGCTCTGTTCCTTTCCTGGCTGTCATTTCTGGAATGTTTTGGTCAAACTATACATTCTTTAAAACCACTCCTCACTCAAAcatttctggttcattcctcttGTGGTTATCTGCCACAGTGATCCTGCACATCTTCGCTAGCTATTCATACTGTGTATATTTTGTAACGTATTTCTTGTCCTGTGTCCCCTAATGCATTCTGAGTCAGCCATCACTGACTACATGTATGTTCTATTAGTTGTCAGAGGAAGTAACAGAAACAATATGTGTTTCTTCAAGGACATGATCCAGCATTCTGTACTGGGGGTTTTCAGAGAGGACGACACTAAATACTGATTCACAACTGCCACACCCTCCAGAGACAGCCTAGAAAAGGTTCTTTCCTATTTCTCCTAGTACCCAGACAAGAATGTATGATGCTAATGAAAGAATTCCCCGGAACTGTGAGGTAAGAGCAGAGAGGCTGaccaaaaagaaaagacagaaaagctcTGTCCAGATTTAAGATGAGAAACTAGGTCTACTAGAATATAAATACACATTCTGAGTAACTCTCACTTAACACTGTGCCATCTTGGACAAGCCACTCTTGAACAACCTTAGTCTCTACCAGAAATCAGTGGGAACACTAATGTGCATTAGCATGGCTTTAGCATGCtttcacacacagcacacagatgGGTGCTTTCCTGAGAGGACAGTTTCAGTGAGGCCTGGAACGCCAACAGGATGCTCAGATTGATGTGCTTGGTGGTGAAAGCTAGCAGAGAACACTCAGCTCTCCTCAGCCTGTGACCCCAGTGCAGCAAGTCTGACCTGTGTGATAGAGGAGCCCTGCTGAGTGGCAGGGAAGTGCTACTTGCAGGAGTGTGACCTTAAGACCAGAATTCTGGCTCTAGCTCACCAGCCATCATCACCTAGGTGCCATGCACAGGACTGGCTAGTGGCTTGTGTACTTCCAGAAGGAGCACCACAACCTCACTTACTCCcaactcctttctcttctttttgccCAAAGGTTCATCTATTCCTGGTATACACGGGTTTTTGAGGCAGGATCGGGGGTCCTCATGGACAGGGCTGCAAGTGTGTCCGTGGCCAGCAAGGGCCAGCCTGTGCAAGCCCAGAATGTAAGCTGTCTGCGGTGCTGTTTGCCTTGGGCACAGTTGGGATCCCTCTGACACATCTTTCTGAATGGGCTCTTAAGCCAGGAAGTGTCCACTCACAGAGGACATGCACAGGATGTACATCCTATTACGCTACAGGGCTTTGGTATGGGATCTGAGGATGTTCTCCGACTGTCCCCAAGCAAACTGACACTGCACATGAATTGGGACACTCATGTCTGTGTGCAGCACTGCATTGGCTGGCATTTCCTCTGAAGCTTGCCTGGCTCCCGCACTCACGCCTGTGGTCATACACAGCACAGCCCACCATGCAGCAGGGAACACCAAGGTCGCAGGAGATTCTGCTACAAACTAGTTTTATTGAATCACCCTCAGAGCCAGGCCAAGGATGTATCTTCAAGTTCTCACTTCCCCCAGCAATGTCCCAAACAACCAAACACCTGCTGCAGGGGCTCCCAGACTGGCTTACCTCTGACAGGGCCCAGCACCCGGTTGACCTTTTGGGTGCTAGAGCCCAGGACTGGCAGCCCGGCAGGCCGAGTGCCATGAAAAGGAAAGCTGGGGGAGTTCTTCATCTGTGGAGAGTTTTGTTGGCTGGTGCTGCTACCACCAGCACTTGTGCTGGTGCTAAAACTTCGCGTCCGGCTCAAGGTGTTTTCAGAGCAGGAAACAGGCAATCCACTGTGAAGAAGCAGATACGAGTTAGTCCTGGGTCCGGGAGGTTGGTGGCAAGATTCTCACAGGGCTCATGCCCAGGGAAGCTTCCTCTTTGGGGTTCAAGAAGGTAACAGAGGACTATCCCAACGGGGATGGGAGAGGTTCAGGTCCATGGATGGGGGTCTCAGGATGTCCCTGAGCAGCTCTATCCCCCAAAAAAAGGCCCTAGTGCCAGCCCTCAGACTCCAGTTAGTCATTCACAACCACTGGGAAGAGAGCTATGCCAATCCCCCAGTCTGATTCTCAGCTACGCCAATACATATCACTTTGGGTGTAAGGAACAGGATCCCATTCTCAACACATGAACTGAAAATGCTCACCATGTGCTACTTTCAGGAGGGAAGCAATAAAAGGCTTAGAACTTCTGAGCCCTGCccatttccctcctcctcctgccttccaCCCTGCTGGTCTTACTTGTTACTTTTGGTTGGAGTTCTAGAGACCCTCTTCTTGCTGGCACCCACATTCACAGTGCTGCTCAAGCCACGGCTGTTACGCACGTGTTTCAGCATCCAGGCCCGGAGGTTGGTGAGGCTGCTGTGTTCTGACAACACGATCCGGGGCCATGGGTTACACTCTGCCATGTCcagagctgcaatggccatagctcgTCCCACCTGTGGGGGAGTCCAGTTTGGCTCAGCGTCCTGGCCCTCCAGGCTGGGTTGCTGTGTTAAGGGTGAAGGGAGTAAGGGGAGGCTGGAGCAGGATGTACTACTgtagaagggagggagaggccaGGCCTACAGTGTGCTCAGTGCTACCCTAACTTGTGTCTGGTCTTTTAGCTCAAGTAGATTGGGAGCCAGACTCTAAACTGTCCAGGCTGGGCGTCGTCCATTAGGAACAGGGACATGTGTGCTTTATGGCTGGCACCAGGAAAGGGTTTTTCCAGCCAGAGAAGCCTGTGGTTCTTGTTCTCCTGTCTTCTACAAAACTGGAGCCTTGAGGATTGTTCCATGGGGGTTCTTGTCAGCCAAAGTATGAACAAACCCAAAGAGTGAGGAAGACTGGCCCAGAGGCACAGACCCTGACTCCATCGCGCAGGAATACCTTGCAATGTGGGGCCAGTCTCACTCCCATCAACTAAGGAGAGCAGCACAATGCTGAGAATGGCCACAGTGAGCGGCTCTTCAGATGGCCGAAAGAGTCAGGCAGCAGGAGCAAGGCCTTTCCAGAGTGTGAGGGCTCCTTCTCCCATCTTAGCCCCCAGAGTCCTACCTGTTCAAATAGTTCCACGGTGTATCTGGAGGGGAAggctggtgggggaggagggctggCGCGCCCGTTGTCATGGCAGGCGGCAGGGATGCTGTTGACTGAGCGTCCAGTGTTGTAGTTGCATTCAAGTGTGTAGCTAAGACACAGAGACTTCTGTCAGTGTTTGCCTGAACACACTACAGGACACACCCATGGGGGACAGTTTACATGGTCTAAAGGGAACTGCTTGTGAGAAAACGAACACAAACAAAGTGTGGCCCTATAACAGATACCCAGAAAGTCCCCCAAAAAAAGGTCAAGTACCAGACTACAGACAGTAATGCCAACTGTGAGGCTCCCTTCTGAGAAAGCCTGGTGGGCCCTGTCCCCCAGTATCCACCCAACCTGTGGATTATCCCTGAGGCTTTGTAGATTGCCACGCGGCCGCTTCCCTCTTTAGACTGGCCATCCCGACGGTCTCGGGCATACATGTTCTTCTCTGAGAAATTGCAGCCCTGGAAGTCGAAATGGGCTGAGTTCAAAGAGATGAGCTTTGGATATAGCATGTTTTCCACCTGTTTGGGGAGAAAAAAGGCAACTCAGAAGGCGAGACAGCAAAAAAAGCAAGACGCAAGGAAGAGGTGACTCAAAACAAAGCACAAGCCCCAGCAGTAACCAGCATTTCTTGAATTCGCATCTTTTGATATAAATTCCAGGTGTTAGGAAGCAACAATTCTATCTCCTTTTAGCTCTTAGCTAACCCCCAATGCAACATTTTGCCCCTCCCAAGTTCTCAAACACTAATCAAGACATGATACTGGCAACTTGACCTGCACTCATGGGGAAGCACTTCACGGCTGCAACACAAGCCCCCAAAGGCCATCTTGTGTGGACCCTTTAATGCTCATTCACAAGTggtctgcctgggcttcagcatGTGCCTGCCTCCTAAACTCACACAACGCCACTGGGATGCATACCTGGGTGTTCTCGTCACTAAAGCTGTTTCCGTACATGAAGCAGCCCCTTTTGGAAGCGTGTCCGTGCAGATCCACGTAGTAAGCAACACCACTCTCTTTTGGGGGGATAGTGTTTGGGGCTGGCTCCTTGAGCTCAGCAGACTGCTGGGGCACAGCCCACCCACTGTCAGGCTTCTGTTCTGTTGGCTCCGCCTGTGTCCACATTTCGGGATTGTCCCTGTCCGACGATGGCCCCAGGTGAGCTTCCGTCTGCAAACTATGGGCTTTCTCAAGGTCGGAAAGAGGAGCCTCAGGAGGGGGCTCGGGGCTGGGCGGGGGCTCAGCTGGAGTCTGGGCGTTCAGACGGGAGTGCACGTGGTGGTAGAGCAGCACGGCTTTAGCCCCATAGATGGCCGGATGCAGGATGGCATCAGGCTTCAGGTACTGGCGGTTCAGGTTCACTCCACGTGAATCCGTGCTATGGAAAAGCGAGGACTGAAGCGGGTCTCAGGCCCGGGACAGCGCATAGACAACTGAGCAGGTGACCCTGGAAGGCCAGCTTGTTGACTCGGGGAGATAAAGCATTAAGGCCACAAGCACTCTCCTAGCTCACTGTCACACCCGCCATGGTTCCCTCGGGATGGCTCACTCTACCCAGAGCAACCCACATGCTTCTACTCCTCCCAGAAGTGCCATTAGATGCGACCTTGGCCCTTCTTGGGGCATTAGCAGATCATGTGGACTTGCCCCTGTTGGGTGCAAGAGGTACAGGAATGCTGGGAGCTGACAGTCCTTTGTGGAGGTACAGTGCACAAGGGAAATGGGAATAATCCCACCAGGTGTGGGAAGCCACTTACCGGTAGTGGCCTCTGACCACACCATCAGGGTTCAACATAGGAATCAGCTTAAAAACAAAGAGGCGACGCAGGGTTTGGGCTCGGGGATCATCAGGTCGAAGGATGAAGTCCAAAAAGCCATTGAAGACAAAGCTAGATGGAGTCTCCCCAGGATGGACCCTACTGCTTAAGAAGAAGATCTGAGGTGGAAAGGAGAGCACAGTCAGTTTGTTGACAGAATCACTGTTTTGGGGAGGAGGACAGGAGGTGGCTGAGGTAGGAGCACTCACCCTTACCCTAGGTTGTAGGCCGAGGCTGGGTCTGGGACGCCTAGGGGTAACAGCTTTAAGCTCCCATCAGCACCAGGAGTCGAAGGCCAAAGGGTGCCCTGAACGCTCCTCCCACTCACCTTTTTGCCTGTGAAACGGAATGGCCGGGGGGTGCTGGTGTCAGGAAACAGCTGCTCCAGACGCGGCTCTCGATCTTCTCGAAGCCCATGGCAGGACGTGATTGTGAGCAGATCCACACGAAGTCCATCCAGGGAATAGCAAAGGAGCTCCCGGTGGTAATAGATGGTATCCAAGGGACTGCAGGGATAAGAAGATTCAGCTGGGAAAAGTCCCTGGAGGCCTGGCAAGAGACCGGCCTTGTCATTCGCCCAGGATGTATACAGTCTGGTCCTTGGTCCTTCACCTGTGGGGACTTACAGCCCCTCACTGTGTTCCCTGGGGCCAGAGTGCAGAGCCCGGCATAGGTGGCTTAACTGCTTCCCCCAGTATGTGGCTCTCAGGGATACACTGCCTTGTTGAACACAGGGTTGCCCTCTGTGGGCCTGGATGAAAAAGGTGGGCTGGACAGCAGCAACGCTGGCTAAGTGGGATGAGGGATGGCAAGAGACCTCAACTGGCAGCTTAAAGAGTGTAGGTGGCAGCATGCTGAGACCAAGCTCACACAGCAACCTCTTTTTCAAAGTTCCACATTTTAGAGGAAAATTGATTAAGTCTGGGTTCAGAACTCTAGGGGCAAGTTCCAGAAGCAGCAGGGGCGCTGTCTGATCCAGTAGGAACTGGCACCTGC
Coding sequences within:
- the AGBL5 gene encoding cytosolic carboxypeptidase-like protein 5 isoform X1, producing MELRCGGLLFSSRFDSGNLAHVEKVDPVASDGEGLAGGVAAASIGGMAALPDYEFNVWTRPDCAETEFENGNRSWFYFSVRGGAPGKLIKINIMNMNKQSKLYSQGMAPFVRTLPTRPRWERIRDRPTFEMTETQFVLSFVHRFVEGRGATTFFAFCYPFSYSDCQDLLNQLDQRFPENHLTHSSPLDTIYYHRELLCYSLDGLRVDLLTITSCHGLREDREPRLEQLFPDTSTPRPFRFTGKKIFFLSSRVHPGETPSSFVFNGFLDFILRPDDPRAQTLRRLFVFKLIPMLNPDGVVRGHYRTDSRGVNLNRQYLKPDAILHPAIYGAKAVLLYHHVHSRLNAQTPAEPPPSPEPPPEAPLSDLEKAHSLQTEAHLGPSSDRDNPEMWTQAEPTEQKPDSGWAVPQQSAELKEPAPNTIPPKESGVAYYVDLHGHASKRGCFMYGNSFSDENTQVENMLYPKLISLNSAHFDFQGCNFSEKNMYARDRRDGQSKEGSGRVAIYKASGIIHSYTLECNYNTGRSVNSIPAACHDNGRASPPPPPAFPSRYTVELFEQVGRAMAIAALDMAECNPWPRIVLSEHSSLTNLRAWMLKHVRNSRGLSSTVNVGASKKRVSRTPTKSNNGLPVSCSENTLSRTRSFSTSTSAGGSSTSQQNSPQMKNSPSFPFHGTRPAGLPVLGSSTQKVNRVLGPVREPRNQDRRRRQQPLSHRPTASSLAPSPTPVSSGPGSSRNLGSCLLPSSLSISGNSSFLSSGDKPEAVMVIGKGLLGAGARIPCIRTRLQARPRLGRGSPPPRRGMRGSSGPPSPAPRTRESSEPEPRSATPGLPQARPPRPRSAPAFAISCSLSDSPSRTCHSGGPLGQPEVCFAPKSPPLTVSPRV
- the AGBL5 gene encoding cytosolic carboxypeptidase-like protein 5 isoform X2; the encoded protein is MELRCGGLLFSSRFDSGNLAHVEKVDPVASDGEGLAGGVAAASIGGMAALPDYEFNVWTRPDCAETEFENGNRSWFYFSVRGGAPGKLIKINIMNMNKQSKLYSQGMAPFVRTLPTRPRWERIRDRPTFEMTETQFVLSFVHRFVEGRGATTFFAFCYPFSYSDCQDLLNQLDQRFPENHLTHSSPLDTIYYHRELLCYSLDGLRVDLLTITSCHGLREDREPRLEQLFPDTSTPRPFRFTGKKIFFLSSRVHPGETPSSFVFNGFLDFILRPDDPRAQTLRRLFVFKLIPMLNPDGVVRGHYRTDSRGVNLNRQYLKPDAILHPAIYGAKAVLLYHHVHSRLNAQTPAEPPPSPEPPPEAPLSDLEKAHSLQTEAHLGPSSDRDNPEMWTQAEPTEQKPDSGWAVPQQSAELKEPAPNTIPPKESGVAYYVDLHGHASKRGCFMYGNSFSDENTQVENMLYPKLISLNSAHFDFQGCNFSEKNMYARDRRDGQSKEGSGRVAIYKASGIIHSYTLECNYNTGRSVNSIPAACHDNGRASPPPPPAFPSRYTVELFEQVGRAMAIAALDMAECNPWPRIVLSEHSSLTNLRAWMLKHVRNSRGLSSTVNVGASKKRVSRTPTKSNNGLPVSCSENTLSRTRSFSTSTSAGGSSTSQQNSPQMKNSPSFPFHGTRPAGLPVLGSSTQKVNRVLGPVREPRNQDRRRRQQPLSHRPTASSLAPSPTPVSSGPGSSRNLGSCLLPSSLSISGNSSFLSSGDKPEAVMVIGKGLLGAGARIPCIRTRLQTCPRRVSARRGPGFPRLGPGWAGAPRRLAEG